CCATTACGGCCAGGTCGCGCCGCGTGATCTCCTCCCCGGCGAGTACCCTCGGGAGAACGAGGTCGAGAACGGTCGCCCTGTAAAAAAGTACGCATGCCGGCAGACCGAGGATCGGGATCTCTCCGATGCGGCCGTAAAGGAACATCGCCCCGGGCAGGACCGGCGTACCGTAAATGACGGGGTCGGCTCCGGCTTCAGCGACCGCCAGCCGGCTGATGTCGTCCGGGTCGACGCTCATGCCGCCGGCGACCATGACGAGCCGGGCGCCGGCCTGAATGACCGAGCGGATCCCGTCCACGATCCGGTCCAGTTTGTCGGGGGAGAAGACGAGTTTGCATATCTCACAGCCATAGGCGGCCAGCTTTTTGCGGAGGATGGGCGCGAATTTATCCTCGATGAGACCGGTGTAGACCTCGTTTCCCGTCACGACCAGACCGGTCGGGGGTTGGGCCAGTGCCGTGACCGTAAAGACGGGTCCATAGGTTCGTATCGCTTCCAGCGCTTCCATGAGGGTCTTTTCTTTCAGGATGAGAGGGATAGCGCGGGTGGCGGCCAGGATGTCGCCAGCTTGGACGACGGTGTTCGTGTGGCGGGACGAGCAGGAGATCTCCGGGGTCATGTTCAATTCCACCAGGGCTTCCACGTTGATCTTCAGCAGTCCAGAGCGCGCCGCCTTGAGGGCGATTTTTCCTTCAGACGGAGACTCTTCGAAGCTCACACCCGGCCCTGCGATGACGTTGGCGATCCTGAGCGCGGCTTCGTCCTCATGAAGTTCGTCCCGTCCCAGCTTCAAGACATACAGATGTTCCTTCCCTAAACGCTTCAAATGCCGTATGTCTTCTTCCCGGATGATATGCCCCTTCTTGAAAGCCGGGCCTTTGAACTGGCCGGGCCTGATCTCCGTGATGTCATGTGCCAGGACGGTGCCGACGGCCTGGTCGACAGATATGATGGTTGCGGATGATTTGTATTTGCCTGTCATGAGATTTCTCCTCAAGCTATCGTCGATGAGCTGGTTTCCATCCGTAAATGGTCTTTTGGGCCGATCTAGGCGTCAATCTGCACGTTTACTTGTGCGGCGACCACCAGGGCGTCTCCGCGCAAGCGCTAGATTTCCTTGATATTGGCCAAAAATCCTCATTTCTGGATTCGAAACTCGGGTTCTATCGGGAAATCATTTCCGGATGAAAACAACCTGGTCTGATCCGGAAATGGTCCTTTTGGCCCGTTTCGGGAGAGGCTGTTCCTGTCCTTTTGGGACTGGAAGCGGGGCGGGATGCGCCGTTCAAAGCCTCAACAGCAGTAGATCCGAGCCAAGCGTAAGCTCTCCACTATACGCCCGCCGGCAATCTCCGGCAATGTCTGTTTTCAGACACTCCGGATAAAAATGGGTCAGCACCAGATGCCGGGCGCCGGATTGTTCGGCAATACGGGCGGCTGAGGAAGGGGTCAGGTGCCCGGGTACAGGCGACTGGTCTGGAAAGGCGCATTCGAGGATGAGAATATCGGCATCCTGCGCAAGGTGGACGATCTCGTCGCAATAATCTGTATCGCCTGAATATACAAGGATCTTCCCGTCCGAGGAGCGTATGCGGTAACTGATTCCCTGCGCAGAGTGGCGGGTGCATGCGGTCGATATCTCCAGCGAACCGATGGCCAAGACTCCATCATTTTCAGGGCGGATCTCCCTGACCGATACGCATTCACTCCATCGTAAGGTAGAGCCCGCGTAGGCTGCTTCGAGGTGAGAGAGCATGTCTGTCAGGCCGGCCGGGCCGGCGAGGACCATTTGAGTTCTGGAGGCGGCAAAAGACGGGTTGCGCAAGGCGAAGAGAAGCGGAACCAGATCGGCGCAGTGGTCCGGGTGAAAATGCGTTAGAAACACCCCTCGCAGAGCGGTCAAGGGCAGGCCGGCTCTGGCCATTTGCCGGAGCGTGCCCGGTCCGAGATCAAGGCAGAAGAGGTGATCTGCCTCGCGGACGGCAATGGCTGGAGATGCGCGATCAGATAGTGGCAGGGCGGTGCCCGTGCCGAGGAGGACAACATCCATCATCGGTTTGCGGTCCAAATGTTTCAGGTTGGTAATGCTACGGCATCTCTACGGACACGGCCTGGGATGCCCTTCGGTTTCGATGCGAGGGCGTGCGGCGCTCCCCTGTCTATATTTCGCAAAGCGGTGCCCCGTCCGGAGAAACAAGATGAGCCGGC
The Desulfatiglans anilini DSM 4660 DNA segment above includes these coding regions:
- a CDS encoding molybdopterin-binding protein, with amino-acid sequence MTGKYKSSATIISVDQAVGTVLAHDITEIRPGQFKGPAFKKGHIIREEDIRHLKRLGKEHLYVLKLGRDELHEDEAALRIANVIAGPGVSFEESPSEGKIALKAARSGLLKINVEALVELNMTPEISCSSRHTNTVVQAGDILAATRAIPLILKEKTLMEALEAIRTYGPVFTVTALAQPPTGLVVTGNEVYTGLIEDKFAPILRKKLAAYGCEICKLVFSPDKLDRIVDGIRSVIQAGARLVMVAGGMSVDPDDISRLAVAEAGADPVIYGTPVLPGAMFLYGRIGEIPILGLPACVLFYRATVLDLVLPRVLAGEEITRRDLAVMAHGGMCLQCEACRYPVCPFGK
- a CDS encoding MBL fold metallo-hydrolase, which gives rise to MMDVVLLGTGTALPLSDRASPAIAVREADHLFCLDLGPGTLRQMARAGLPLTALRGVFLTHFHPDHCADLVPLLFALRNPSFAASRTQMVLAGPAGLTDMLSHLEAAYAGSTLRWSECVSVREIRPENDGVLAIGSLEISTACTRHSAQGISYRIRSSDGKILVYSGDTDYCDEIVHLAQDADILILECAFPDQSPVPGHLTPSSAARIAEQSGARHLVLTHFYPECLKTDIAGDCRRAYSGELTLGSDLLLLRL